gatgaaaaaaaagaactggtaAAAGATCAGCGGTTAGAAATACCACTGTGCCCTGTGTGCAATGTATCGGAGGACATAGCCCATTTATCTGCTCTTGCACCCAATTTAGATTGTACAGGATTGTTCTGATATCCCTACTGAACGTATGAGCTGCGAGACGTGCATAAATAATTGACCAGCATCTCCTGTGCGTCCCGTACCATAAATGCGCTTCTGACCTTCCTTCGAGGTACTTATTTCAACCAAATAGTCTGCGTGTCTGTGTCATTTCGTATGTGATCGCATTCATCTGTAGTAACATGCTAAGGAACGCCGCCCAAAAGAAACCAAAGGCCTCACTTTATTGCTCGCTTTCCGAGATATCACTTTCAGTGAAGGTGATAGGCTTTCTCAGGATTGTCTTCACTCCTATGAGGCGCCGCCCTCGGCATAGCGGCGCACAAACGTGAGAGTATCCCTGAAAGTGGTCGGCCAAACATACGGACCCAGGCTGTCTCGCGGGATATGCAAtatcgacgacgacgacgaagacgggCAACGCAGGCGGCCGTGCCAGCCGGGGCCACCTGGTGCTCTTACGTCCCGCTGCACGTGCCCCGCGCACGAAGAGCGGGTGACCACCATCGGAGCAACTGCCACCTCGGGGCTCCGCAGCCAGCCCTGCAGCTGCCGTGAGGCCTCGGTCCCGCCGCCTGATCCTATGGCCTAAATCCGACTCCGACGCGAAGGTGAGCGCGTGCACGAAACCGTGGCGTCCGCTCGGCATGCGCGCCCGCGCTCGGGAATATTCACCGTGGTCGAGCGGCTCCCCGGGAAAGGAACGCCGGGGGCAGGCCCAGGGCTCGCATCCGCTTTCACGCTTGCTGCGGGCTATTTTTCTCGCGCATGATCGTTTATCGTCCAGGTTTGCGCTTTTGCCGATGTGCCTAGCATTATCTGTTCGCATCATGCGAGGCAAAATTAACGGAAATCAGAAAATGCCAGGAATTACCGACGTAGTGTGATGTGGTGCGTTAGTTTTTTAGCTATTTCGGCCCTGCGGTTAGGGTTATGACGGGGCGCGCATTACCCTGGTGGCGGGAGAGCTGTCGTGCCATTTCTTCTCATCGAATAACAGTGCGCTGCAGAAAGCAAGGGGCTCACGTAGAAGAGACATACACAGCCCTGTGTATGTCTCTTCTACGTGAGTCCCTTGTTTTTTGACGCGCTGTTACACGACGATCATGAATACCCAACTAGCCCGGACTTCAGCACTAGTGAGGTCCATTTCTGCGGTTTGTAGCCCTAGACACGTCGTACTACTCGGTCAAAGACGCAATGCGATCAAAGGCGGAGGCGGTCAGTTGGACAGTCTGTGCGATTTATAGACAGCTGTTGGCATTTTCGAGGAAGCTTATGTCGCCTAAAGTGCTGCACCCGCTGCTTTAGCTTAGTTGCTATGGCGTTGCCCTGATTAGCTAGAGGACGCGTTGAagctcggccacggcggccgcatttcgatgcggccGCACGGGTGCAACGGATGACGAAATAAACAGAGAAATAATATTGCGGTCAATTCTATAAATTATTTATTGTAGTGATGTTCTTTTCCTTACACGATTGTATGCTTACGCCAACGACAGCGGTACTCGCCTAGCTCCCCGAAGGCAAGTTCCACGCGGCTTTTGGGGGAGAACGTGCGTAAAATACTTTGTAAGACGGAGACTACTAGAACGCGCTGGATTCATTTCGAGCGCCAACATGTACGCAGCGCTATTACGATACTATATTGACGCTATTTTCAACATACCAAGTACAATCACACAAAAAGTTTCATAAAGCGTGCAAAAGAGAGAGGAAAAATTCGGAAACGTCGTGGAGACAAGTTCGTGCTAAGAAGTCTTCGCATCCAATGAGACGTCAGCGTACAAGTTTCGCAGAGAGCGACTACAAAAGATCTGCTGTCACAATATGCCATGCAATGGTTGCGACATGGCGCACTGCAGGCAAAATTTGACGACGCCTCCTGTTCGGACAGCtgggctgcagcagcagcagcagcggcgggggAGTGCTGGTCACCTTATGGCCTCTCGCAACGCGGCCTTCAAGGAGCTGGTGCAGGGTCGCAGGAAGTCCTCTGAAATGATGAGTCCTTTGCCGCCCGACGCCGGCCTTGCGGAGCCTGAGGAGCAGCAGCCCAGCTGCTCCAAAGCggccaagaagaagaagaaaaagcggcCGCAGGACGAGGATGATCACGAGCAGGCGGGCGCCGAGGTCGAGCCCAAGGCGACGCGAGCCAAGTCACGCTCGCACGACTCCAAGGCCGAGCTCAAGAAAAAGGACCTGGAGCAGCAGAAGCAGGGGTTGGACGGGGCAGACAAGAAGGCCGAGTCATTCATCGACCAGGCAGGGACCAGCGCAGCGGTACGTCGAACACTTTGTTCAATCCGCGGCCACAACCTGGCATCGTCTGTAGTTCGCTGAGCTGCAACGCTCTCGCTTTTACAGTTTTCCCGGGTTCAAACAGATGAGGATTATGCAATGAGCAGGACCCCGACGGGTCTGTCCACTTCGTCTTTAGATTCTGTAAGTAATCGGGAACTACAGACGATCCAGCGGGTGGTGTTACGACCCTAGCGCATTTGGTGGTTGGCTACCACAAACGTCCATCTCTCACTCCCAGAGCGCGTCCAAGAAAGTGGTTACCGACATTTGGATCAACCCCAAGGAGACGGTCAGCTGGAACCTCGATTCGCTTGTCACGCTCAACGTTCTCGGTAGAGGCAGCTTCGGCATCGTCTACTTGGTGCGCCACCGCGTCAACAGGCAGCTGGCAGCACTCAAGTACATCCGAAAGAAGAACCAGAACCCAGAAAAGGTGAACCGTTTGCTGTCTCTAAATGATGGAGGCACCGAGTGTATCGGCGCTCCCTTTGCATCACAAGCGTAGCAACCGTGAAAGAAAACTGTGTTCGTGAGTGGCGCTTTATAATGTTGCTCAGCGTGGGCGAACTGTTGGGCGTTAGGCGTAATTGGATCTCGTTTCTGTCACAGGAGCGAAAACGCGTCGAAGTGGAAAAGTCAGTCTGGGAGGCTGTCACGGACCATCCATACGTGGTCACATTTCGAGCTTACTTCGAAACGGCCAAAGGGTAAGATTAAATGAGTGTACAGTCTTTGTCAAAGGTTTCGAAGCCACACCGCGGTTGGCGGAAACTCGCAGGGCCACTTTGTGAGGGCCCTTCTTAGCTCTCTAAAGCTAATGTATGCGAAAAGTAGCTTCCCTTTCTCTCAAAGTTCTGCAGCGATTGCAGCATACGGCCTGACGACAGGTCCACTGAAAGTAAGCGCCAGACCGATCGCGTGGTCCACGAAGAACATTGTGACCGACAAGTGGTGCACAAGCGCAGTTACAGTGAATAATGCTACGAACATGGCTACGCATTGGCCACTATTGCTTTGTTATTTTTGGGATTGCCTTGTAAAGTCCAGGGCATGGCTAGTCACTAAGGCAAACAAAAACTCCGGCCACACTCGAGAAAACTATTTAAAGGGAGACTAAGGAAAAAAATAAGCTACACTGTATTAGTAAAATGCGCTTGTACAATGCTAGAACGGATGCTCCTATCGGGagaagaggcttggtaagccGGAAAGAAAGCATGAACAAAAGACGGATGGCGCGGCTACCTTGAAGTGTGCTTAACTTTTCATCGCTCAGGATGGACTACATTGTACTCTAAAGGAGGCAAATCGAGAACTTGGCAAGTTTTAAGAATTTTCACTGAGCCATAACAGAACCAATACGAAAAGATGCACTGACATTCGtcacgtcacactgacgtacggcgttggggttttggcatgcaataaaaagaaatgggagtTTGGCCTTCATTTTTCTTCTGATAACAGCCTTTACtgtgaaattaatgaaaattgGTTCTTTAAAGGATACCTAAGCAGTCTtgatttatgtttctttttagtgtcccttaaaaGAAAAAGACGCTCTGGTTCTCCAAAAGGAGATTTGTTCACTTAgattactttcctttttttttcttttaaaggccGTTGTGACTTGGGGTCGATGTTTGttaatattgttgcaggaagaaagcaggcccacgagtgtaaaataatgtatatttacaactggtgtatatggcgttcaggcaacggccagtcttcgtcttcctctagttcaTGTCACCTTCTTCTTTCCCTTCACCGTAAAAATATGTTTTAAAGGAGCGACTGCGAAGCCCCATAACCTGCCAATCGAGGTAGTGTTCGGGCGTGCAGTTATGTAGTAGGATGTCTATGACGGTTACATTTCCCTCACCAATTTCATGTGTCACATAGGCAGAGTTTTCGATAGCAGGGAGCCATATCCGGCTTTTGCGGGCAGGGAATCATACAGTGCAAACTTATTTGATGTCCAAGAGATGCAATAGCGGTGCGATCTATTGACTGCCTTTTCTGGGTGCACTGATGGTGCGGCTACTGCTAGAAGAAATACATtttgaaaaaatgaaatcaggctGATTCAGTTCATGTTACGGCACGAAAATGACGATCCGTAGCGCCAAAGTTCCGAAAATATCAGGCTTAATCCTCGTGTACAAAGTAGATACAGTACAAACTCACACCGTACGTCAGTTTTATATAATTGCAATAATGCAGCTGACAGACTGAGCATCGGGATATGCCCCTTCCCTCGTGCACGAAACGCTGTGATAGGTCAGAGAAGCTATACACATATTCGAAGACAAAGAGTAAAATAATGCACGGAAAGGGCAACGGCAAAGATTCCCTCCTCTGAGCTCATGGCATCACGCGACACTCCGTATGCGAGAGTTTCAGATTTATTTAGGCCACTCGAGGTCGTTTATCATGGGCTGTAACAAGAGTGGACCCTCGGCTGCTCGCGTTCCGGCTCGACCGCATAATGGTCGTTGCTGTTGGGGGGATACGTGGGTCCTGCGCCGACAGCGCTTGGACGGTGCCACGAAGCCCTCGGTCTATAGCGTAACCAGTGAATCGACCCAAACAGGAACCACCAGTGTGGCATTAAATTCCTCTGAATTGCGCAATGATTGCGCAATGCATAGTAGATCTCATATTACCAGCGCATCTTTCGGGATCGTGTGTGAAAGAACACGGTAGAGTCCAGGAATACTATTTTTAATATAGCTAGCGTGTGAATGAGTCCGTCGACTATGCGGCTAAGAGGCGGGTGCGTAGATATGACGTGCAATTCACTCCTGAAAGGGAGACATACTTCCCGACTTTCGCTGGCTGCACGCAAAATGAAGCCCTGGTAGGCGAAGCCATACACGGCGACTTGTGGAGGGCCCGCTTCCCACCTCGCTTCAAGGAGAAGGGAAACACTTTAAATGGAAACACAGAACCAACTGCTGCAGATACGTGAGTGTTGAGCATACAACGTAACAGGCGTAAGTAACCTTCATTTAGTGGGTCATCAGAGCACAAAACATTTAGGACCATACAAAAGTGATTTTTTATTTGGTGAAAAGTATTTGTTTGCCTCTGTGAGTGGCTGTtatctaaaagaaagaaaggaaaaatagaaCTGAAGAAATATGCAAATGTCCAAGTAAAATTTCAACGAACAAGTTCCGAGAAAAAAATTAGGGCGTCAGGTGGTTGTGGTGCAAGTAGTTCTCTGGATTCGCCATGCGAGACGCTGGTAGCAGCTTGGTCTCGCACGCCAATTGGCGCAACTTGTCTTCTTGTTTTGGCGCACTGTGGGCGTCTTCACCAGCACTTTTCCAGTCGCCAACACAACCTCTCGTCACTCGAGAGCCTGGATGGCGCTCTTTCGAGCCCGTTAAACAATTCTTCCAAATGTTTCCTGAACTACTGACTTTACTAGAAAAAGATTAATTTCACTTTAAAGGCGCTCCGAATGGCACTCCTGCATGCTGCAGTTTTCTGCGTTTCCTGGGACTTCCTCTTTTGTCAATTACCGCGCGCGTATACGTTGGTGAGGAAATGTTTAACATCCTTGAAGGTCCGGCTTTCGTGCTTGACCACGCGGAAACTTATCTATTGCTTACCTTGAAAAATAAAGGCCTAATGGTAATGGTGACTTTTATCTCGAAATACTGGATAGATGGCCTCACCCACCACAgtagctcagcggctatggtgtcgcgatgcttaagcacgaggtcgctgaaTGAAATCgtggccccggcggccgcatttagatggaggcgaagtgcgaaaacgcccgtgttgCGTTCGTTGGAGGGTACGTACAAgacccccggtggtcaaaatcaatccggagtctcccgcactacggcgtgcctcataatgaaatcgtggctttggcacgagAAACCGCacaatttattcattcattcaataggTGGCGTCACGGCGCAACGGAAATGAATGTTTTGTGAGTGGTGGAAACGCAGTGCGCCTTGTAAGAACAGTATCTTAAGGTCCCTTAAAATCGGTTTGGAGGGAACCTTGCGGCGGTTCAAGAATAAAATATTCCTAGAAAATATGAGGAAATGTTCATATCCCATAAATTTTTTGCATACGCTTTAGCATGTGGCAAACACCACTTTTTCTATTCTAGTACGTAGAAATGCTTTCGTGAGAATACTGGTGAGAAAATTGGTTGCACTTGAGAAATGTATATATAATTCTAGTGACTCTAAATAAGCGGAATTTTGATTCAGGGCATAAAAATTCTAAGAAGAATTTCCAAATATTGCAGTGTTAAAAAGAATGAAGTATGAAGTTCACAAATCGTTATTCTGCACCGAAAACAGATGTCGCAGTTCTGTAACTTGTATCCGTTATAATAATCTCAAGTGGAAATGGTTAGGGTGAGCGAATATTCGAAGCTTTTAATACGAATTGATTACTACAGACGAACTATTAGTTCGTATTCGAAATGgaactattcggtattttcgaatattcgaagCTGACCAAATATTCTGGAACAACCCAATGAACAACCCAAATACGATTACTGTTCTTAGTCTGCTAAACAAAGTGTCGTAAATTATCAGGAGCCAGACAACGACAAACGTTTTCGAAGCAAAGCCTGAAATAAAAATGGATAATGCAAGCGTTATTTTCAGTTTCGCGGCGGAAGCCTAGATGACAACCTGCGATTTTTGCTTGTAGTCTGCTTTTAGTTTGTTTTTTTGCAGACTTGTCATGTAATAGTTTTATCTGTTACGTAACAACCTGAGATGCCTTCATCGCAAGGGGCCCTTTTACGCGTGTCTACGGCACAGGAGCCCTTCagcagctctttctttttttacaccgtTTCGGTACCATTTATCTGGCATTCTTCAAAAGCTAGCGATACAGGAGCCATTCTTGAAAACGTTGTTTGCACCTAGGCTCTAAAGTTGTTTCGATATTACTGCAGTttctttaaaggagtactgatgCAAAAAATTTCGATCTGTTTTTTTATGCTTTAATAAAtagctaatgacccagtaatcacggcactaATTTACTTCAGAGGgtgacaggtaattatttggagtcttgtTTTTAGCAACCAGTCCAAATTTCGGcttcagagagcaacgagatgggCCAGTAAAGGAATGTATACACAGCTGGGCACGTGATCGCAAAAACCTCTGACGTATGCTCTGACGCGCACGCCagcgcgagcttcgtgttgctagttcgtctgctacgcctcCACGTGCTTTGCGGTATCCTTGCCACCATTGTCGCcgtcgttttcgtcgtccagagGTGACGATTTCCCGCAGGCGaggtcgccgccgtattagacgcgGTCAATCACTTTCGATTCGACCCACTAGAAAGCAGCTgttcggatattgcggccggcgatagcgaggacgaacctcaagaccatagagtttctcactataacacctagagggtaatctggcgccaccgtctatgggagtttcttaaaggggcaccgtgccgtcatgggaatgacggtatatgtgtctgcgaggctcctgttggctggtgttgtaagaggcttcgtctaaaacgtggatatggctatgcaaataacgcgttctcaaagtaaaatcttcatgaaatgtttccattcacgcacattacatctttactcacccacgatgcatgaacaagccaagaaaagcaagaacagacgaccaactgtttcaaagcgagcgcgaaccttgtcgtctgtcctccaactttagcggcccgctgatactttttacgtaacatgtagtcgtacacacaataacaagttctcatagttaaacaaaacatgttttcgcgtaataataaagttaaaacagcttttcacgttcTGTTCTattagaaaatgaatcattgtgacagacggaacggtacttgccaagcgcgtcttcaaggtgtcctgtctctacgagaacgatgccaatccgaatacacaatataccggcattcccatgcataccacagcgcagcagcgccagatttccctctaggtaatgtagtgagaaactctatgctcaaGACCCTCCCATCGGCCACGTTCAATGGTCAGTGCagcgcagtcaagctgatagTTCGTGGAAATCTGCGGACACGACAAAAACTACCGCTTAATTCTGCAGTTGTAGCGACAGGGAGAGCTTCCCACTACAAGCAACAACTAAAAAGAAGAGCACATGCAAgcagcatggcagccaacgaaaattcctGACGTAGCGTTTTTTCGGTTGTTTACAATCCTTCCTTGATGTCGATGTTAGGAGGTGCTCTGTcttgcggttggctgcgcgcacgtactttaaaatttattttgaatATTTTCTAAGCTATATTCGCCATTTATTTTTTGCAGACCATGCGTGTGTGCCCACATAACTCGATTCCACGCGTTATCTCCACAtcaaaattttgtgtcagttCTCCTTTAACGACAATCAGTGATCTTGTGCTCAAAACTGATTATTTGTCCCTGATGGTCATCTGTCCTTGCACTAGCCGCTACAGGCGGGGTACTTAACTATATAGGAAAATAAATATTCCTGTTATAAATATATGCGACTTCGATTGACTATTCGTTATTCGATGCTTACTATTCTtattctattcgtattcgaaaaagttGATATTAACTCACCTTTAGTaaatatgaatttacagcttacttCAAAATGCTACATTGTTCACGAGAGTTTTTGCAAAATTCTTACATattagtggtatatttcagagtggtgtataacaaatcaattttgtccactttagatgtgtTATTATTGGGCGCACTTCCCAGAAGTGTGATAtcgtctttcattgctgagttaaaCTTAATAGTTCAGTTATGTGAAATTTTGCAATATTCAACAATTTTCGTAAACATAATTGAcacaataattaaaaaaaacaatctgTTAATTTGTGCACCATAAAGAATTGTGGCCACTTTCACGCAGAAAGTGAACAGTGGCGCACAGCTCAGCAGACACACCCATTAGACTGCGGCTTAAAGTGGCTGCGTCATGTTTAACGGCTGAGTGGTCACGTGACTAAAGAAAACTGAGCATGCGTGGAGGCGTGAATGCAATAAATGCACGGTGGTTACGAATTGGCAGTAATTGCTCTGTAAAGCGACGTGACGCCTCACCATCGAGCGAGTATATATAACACGAGCTACCTTATCAAGCAGCGATCTCGCTGGCTTCTCCTTGCATCAAAGTTCCTTAAATTTATCCACAATTTCAAAGAAGGGTCGCAAAGACTCATTTGAGAGTTCACCTGAGTTATCTATGACTATGAAATTTGTTTCCTGTGTTTATTGACCTGTTCCCTTTATAAAGCTTTAAGTAACGCTGTAAAAGTGCCGTCACACTGTATAGTGTTTATGGGCCCGTTTTTTAGAAAAATGAATTAAGGCGATGCCCTCAAGCCGAATTCCTCTTGACGATGGGTAGATGTTTAGTTCTCGAGCACGGCGTGATAAAGAAAAGGAACGCGCAATGGACGCGCGTGCTCTTTTGACTCTCATTGCAGTCATTGGCAGAAGTGTACCGGCGCGAAGCACAGTGCCCTTTCGCGTATACAGCACGTTTCAATGTTCCGTCTGTCCTCCATTGCTGCTTCAGTATGCCGCTTGCTTTGTAAGCGGTGTTATCGTATAGCATTCCCTCTAGTCTTGTCTCTGAATTTCCCAataccttaaagggcccctcaccaagccccatagcaaatttcgggtatacgctggaagttgttacgcgtcctctagggagcgttctgcggcaaaaatttttttcaaatcggctcattatagccgagatagaaatatttcagtgctacgaacccatgatttcagcaggggggctccactgccaagcaagacgctctctccactcgccccatctagccttcgcaagggaaattccttccctgcgttctcccataccagacctcgaagatcgcgtgacgcatacgtcacaggccccgccttcatttttttttgtcctcgctttttttttccagcgctaCGCATACCCGCTGACGGCGtagcgcgcgagctgttgtctcgttcgcgcagtgcccaattttgcgcgctgtgcacaaggaaacatgactagtggtataattcagtgctacacgaatactgaggcagaacaagcggatcgccgAGCATCATCACGTGCTagagcacggtagaaaatggcatagtttcggtacgtacgcacgtgaccgcacgaccgtgggagcaagcagacaaagcggaagtacatctctctttcttcggtgcaaagtaaaaaaaaaaaacgcagacatttcgtttgtgtgttttattatttatctaaacttcaattcgtcaattcaagcaacagctCACagagataacagatgttgtcttgaataattctcgaagtcacgtgtcaccacaagcgacgtaaCAGCGGACatgactacgtaggcgcaggggcacgactacgtcaccctccggcttggagcgcggcggccgcgagaaggaaaaacggcgttcggtttgaaatttcaggtctttccacggcgcgtagcgatgtaatactttgcagacacgattgttatcgcgcgATGtacgctctgcgcttgtcagctcaaaatggccagacctggtgaggggccatttAACAGTATATAAACCGCAGAAATTACTGCTCTTGCAAGTATTTAGTATTAGTGCTTTCTTCGTTGCCCATGCAACTTAGCCTAACGCAAGAGGAACGAGCACATTTTGATGATTGCCCATAGCGCTGTTTGAGAGGCGCGTTCCCTCCTGGTGCACGCGGCTTCATTACGAGGTGACTGTCGCAGGTGGTGCTTCGTGATGGAGTACCTGCCCGAGGGCTCCATCCGCGACCTTGTGCGCAAGAAGGGCCCCTTCAAGGAGGAGACGGCCCGCCTGCTGTCGGCACAGGTCGCCCTGGCTATCCAGCACGTACACGAGAAAGGCAAGAACCGTACAATGCTCGTTATGGCCGCGTTAGCAGGCACACTGAAAGTGAAGTGCTGTCATAGTTCCCTTCAGGTGCACGAAGTAGCACAATTTCTCATTCCCGGATCGTTCGTGAAAAGGAAAAAGCACTTATGAAAATATTTACATTTAGAACGTGTCACGCATACCTTGTCGCACTTCTGATCGGACCTGAGCTGCAAGTTTGAGCAATATGCGCAAAGTGTTAAACGAGTTGGAAGGTAGGCGGCTGGGTGTTTGTTCTCGGCAGTTAATAGGTCGTCACGTAGTGGATTAAGATTGTTGTAATGCGAACCTTTCTTGGCGAACCCTTCCCTACTTTGTTGACTGTGGCTGCTTCTGCGGTCTTGTCATTCTTGCAGTAGCTGGCACATAGAAAACAAACCATTTTTTTCGCCTGGTGGTCCGATCGAACATCGGTCACCCAACACAAGAACCCAAATCTCTAACCATTAAGTCCCAATCGCACGCCTTATCTAGTGCCAACGCCAAGTAGGTGTTTCAGACGACTGGCGCCTGCGTCACATCGCATAGCATGTGCGAGGAAAAACGCATGGGCGCGTGTCAGTTACCGTTTAACCACAGAATATGGAAGGAAAGGACGAATATAATCAGGAAGGAAGGGAAAATGTAAGAGGGAGCATTaggtcacgcagccagccttggcaagcgaacgctccgtgaagccacagtggtggcccaacacctgacctcttgcgtcgagatcacggagcaagaatcgagatttgctgaggcgtttggttcccagtagatAAGCCAGCAGCTTTTTATTCGGTGCTGCGCTTGTTCAGCTGTCCTGCCATAGTTCTGCCcgcagagcgggaacactaaaaccaaccgtgCTCTTTTATGTACGATAACGTGTTGGGTCACCAGGTTGGCTTCAATCGCATTGCGGTATGCTCTCTGCTatagttttccttcctccatgcgaaTAATAGCCAACCTTACCCCTGCCTTTCGCGTCGTACTTCACTCCGTATATACCTCTCTTCCCCATTCTGCCCTCTGGAGACATCAAACGTCACCTTCGTCCTCGTGCCTCAGTAGCCACGTTGACATGAATGCGACAGTAGTGTGTCGGATTTCCTAGCGTATCACCGTAATACTGTGCGACAGCGTTTGCATGCGGATAATTCCCCTTCGTCCAAAACCAGCCGGAGCCTGTTGCCGCCGCCGGTGAGCGGAGGAGAGCACAATTCTcaattttttctctctccttcgaTGCGATACGCCAGCAATTACATGAGCCGCGTGAGTCGACTTGCCCGTCTCGTATCTACTCTCTGCCGCATTAATACGATACGCCTTCCTCGCGCATTACCGTCGTATACGTGGATGCGATGCTCGAGAAATGTGATGCGATGCGACACTTGCCGCATTCATGTAAGTGCGGCTACTTCGTCGACGTCTCACAGTGTGTATTCACGtgaacttttttttgcatttcgacatAGCTTGTGAATGGTTTGCAAGACAGCGAAAAATGCATACAAGAAACAAAGCGTACAAGAAGTTAAAGTAAGAAATGCGTGTTTATGTTGTgacggaatttttctttgttagagctaccaggttatcgagaaggtcgttccacaagcggatgacacgtggGAGGGCAGATTAATTAAAAGCGGCTGTTTTACCATAGTTGCGCATGAAAGAAAAATGATGTAATCTTCATGGCGTGAATGAAGAGGCGGTCAATGTTATCGCTGCTGTTCTTGTTCAGagaacgtacttgtgaaacagTGATAAGAGTGCTACATCACGACGAGTATTCAAAGAAAGAATTGATAAATTGTGTTTAATTTTCTTTATGCTTGTGTTGTAGTTGTAACATTTTGAGATGGAATCGAGCGATTCTATTCTGAACGAATTCTAGCACAGTGGTTAAATAAATGCAATGAGATGACCATACTAAAGAAGGTAATTCAAGTTTAGGGCGAAGAAATGTTACATAGGTTGATGTGCGTACATTAGTCAACGTCTTAGCAGGTTCCGGCGTAACTAGCCCAACGACCGGGAGGCGTTGCCGCAGATGTTGATATGTGCAGTCCAGGAACGGTTTGATGTCAGGGTTACGCCTGGATATTTGAAAGAAGTAACTTCAGACACAGAAATGTTATTAATATAGTATGCAAAGTTTGAATGGAAATGTTTGCGAGTGAAAGATATTACATTTATTTGGATTAAGCGAC
This Dermacentor albipictus isolate Rhodes 1998 colony chromosome 1, USDA_Dalb.pri_finalv2, whole genome shotgun sequence DNA region includes the following protein-coding sequences:
- the LOC135915824 gene encoding protein kinase C iota type-like isoform X1, producing MASRNAAFKELVQGRRKSSEMMSPLPPDAGLAEPEEQQPSCSKAAKKKKKKRPQDEDDHEQAGAEVEPKATRAKSRSHDSKAELKKKDLEQQKQGLDGADKKAESFIDQAGTSAAFSRVQTDEDYAMSRTPTGLSTSSLDSSASKKVVTDIWINPKETVSWNLDSLVTLNVLGRGSFGIVYLVRHRVNRQLAALKYIRKKNQNPEKERKRVEVEKSVWEAVTDHPYVVTFRAYFETAKGWCFVMEYLPEGSIRDLVRKKGPFKEETARLLSAQVALAIQHVHEKGFLHRDISSSNVLIDSRGNAKLIDFGLSQIGTEAWCRCGSLAYMAPEVIRQELYGMSADWWSFGIVLFVMLVGKTPLAIYAAEKGVDLHLARRDIRYRLALIAPLKIPRTLSRSAQTLLREILKENPKRRLGCRPEGGFDDLMKNPFYAPIDWSEVSCGSLPSTTREEGSNLST
- the LOC135915824 gene encoding protein kinase C iota type-like isoform X2 — encoded protein: MASRNAAFKELVQGRRKSSEMMSPLPPDAGLAEPEEQQPSCSKAAKKKKKKRPQDEDDHEQAGAEVEPKATRAKSRSHDSKAELKKKDLEQQKQGLDGADKKAESFIDQAGTSAASASKKVVTDIWINPKETVSWNLDSLVTLNVLGRGSFGIVYLVRHRVNRQLAALKYIRKKNQNPEKERKRVEVEKSVWEAVTDHPYVVTFRAYFETAKGWCFVMEYLPEGSIRDLVRKKGPFKEETARLLSAQVALAIQHVHEKGFLHRDISSSNVLIDSRGNAKLIDFGLSQIGTEAWCRCGSLAYMAPEVIRQELYGMSADWWSFGIVLFVMLVGKTPLAIYAAEKGVDLHLARRDIRYRLALIAPLKIPRTLSRSAQTLLREILKENPKRRLGCRPEGGFDDLMKNPFYAPIDWSEVSCGSLPSTTREEGSNLST